The following proteins are co-located in the Enoplosus armatus isolate fEnoArm2 chromosome 10, fEnoArm2.hap1, whole genome shotgun sequence genome:
- the LOC139291542 gene encoding SH2 domain-containing protein 4A, with translation MLAKILEDMWVEPEVLEALSEEQKRILFLKMREEQVRRWREREEREEREERDGNNSRPKKAYNKQVRWLLGRDGDVSVSVIGDVDELRSSKLLQSLMNKSVHSDNMNGIQTAAFLPGREAQQLGFKEDIQLSLTDVSDGTASPSGQLSEEDVDSCSADDDPKDPAEDSDSESGSGSDNHGDWTPLYRPHLSSHGNQPPLKAQLSDTERASPQDREIVRCEEKKSKPGGRVAQLRKAFTDHPHSAPPASTKPPLPAKPAHLQKRSTPLIH, from the exons ATGCTGGCTAAAATCCTTGAGGACATGTGGGTGGAGCCCGAGGTGCTGGAGGCCCTCAGCGAGGAGCAGAAGAGGATCCTCTTCTTGAAGATGAGAGAGGAGCAGGTACGCCGCTGGAGAGAgcgggaggagagggaggagagggaagaaagagacgGCAACAACAGCAGGCCAAAGAAAG cTTATAATAAACAAGTGAGGTGGCTGCTCGGCCGGGACGGAGATGTGAGCGTCAGTGTGATCGGAGACGTGGACGAGTTGCGGTCCTCCAAACTCCTCCAGAGCCTCATGAACAAAAg CGTCCACAGTGATAATATGAATGGCATCCAGACAGCGGCCTTTCTGCCAGGAAGAGAGGCCCAGCAGCTCGGCTTTAAAGAAGACATCCAGCTGTCCCTCACAGATGTTAGC GATGGCACAGCTTCACCGAGCGGGCAGCTGTCTGAGGAGGACGTGGACTCCTGCAGCGCCGATGACGACCCGAAGGACCCCGCCGAGGACAGCGACAGTGAGTCAGGCAGCGGCTCAGACAACCACGGCGACTGGACTCCTCTCTACAGGCCCCATCTTAGTAGCCACGGCAACCAGCCGCCACTCAAAGCCCAGctgtcagacacagagagggccAGCCCACAGGACAGAG AGATCGTGCGTTGTGAAGAGAAAAAGTCCAAACCTGGAGGTCGCGTGGCGCAGCTCAGGAAGGCATTCACTGACCACCCTCACAGCGCACCACCTGCCTCCACCAAACCCCCTTTACCTGCCAAACCTGCTCACCTACAGAAAAGAAGCACACCCTTAATCCACTAA